A genomic stretch from Deinococcus radiotolerans includes:
- the ilvB gene encoding biosynthetic-type acetolactate synthase large subunit: MADNGKQHAPHRGDMTGAKALWATLANHGISTVFGYPGGAIMPVYDALTFYPEVRHVLTRHEQGAAHAAEGWAKATGEIGVCMATSGPGATNLVTGLADAMLDSVPLLAITGNVASHLMGTDAFQEADITGITLPITKHNYVVRDVEDLPRIVAEAIRIARSGRPGPVLVDIPKDIQLAAFHGEIPSPHARPEAPAPSPESIERALDLLRSAKKPVIMAGGGSLDASAEITALAHAWDIPVITTLMGLGAFPSSDPLWLGMPGMHGSVAANRAISEADVLLGIGLRFDDRVTGRVSGFAPNAAIIHVELDAAEIGKIIRTHVPVRGDARQAALLLAEGAQPSPRPEWTAQIQEWKGRTVTPETYGAGYAVKAVVDRLRPDDILSSDVGQHQMLAAQLARFEKPRRWINSGGLGTMGFGLPAAIGAGMAEPRVRSVVIAGDGGFQMTAQELATLKMYDVRNVKICIINNSFLGMVRQWQELFHEKRYSEVWLGDSNPDFIKLADAYDVPGYRATTAEELPAAIDAWLSDPKSALLEVVVPHEHGVFPMVPAGAALYEMIETEPVKSPDLSAQMQDAAEEASEA, translated from the coding sequence ATGGCAGACAACGGCAAGCAGCACGCCCCTCACCGGGGCGACATGACCGGCGCGAAGGCCCTGTGGGCGACCCTCGCGAACCACGGCATCAGCACCGTGTTCGGGTACCCCGGCGGGGCCATCATGCCTGTGTATGACGCCCTGACCTTCTACCCCGAGGTGCGGCACGTCCTGACCCGCCACGAGCAGGGCGCCGCGCACGCCGCCGAAGGCTGGGCCAAGGCGACCGGCGAGATCGGCGTCTGCATGGCCACCAGCGGTCCCGGCGCCACGAACCTCGTGACCGGGCTGGCCGATGCGATGCTGGACAGCGTGCCCCTGCTGGCGATCACCGGGAACGTCGCGTCGCACCTGATGGGCACCGACGCCTTCCAGGAGGCCGACATCACCGGCATCACCCTGCCCATCACGAAGCACAACTACGTGGTGCGCGACGTGGAGGACCTGCCGCGCATCGTGGCCGAGGCCATCCGCATTGCCCGTTCTGGCCGTCCCGGCCCGGTGCTGGTGGACATTCCCAAGGACATCCAGCTGGCCGCCTTCCACGGCGAGATCCCCTCCCCGCACGCCCGACCCGAGGCGCCCGCCCCCAGCCCCGAGAGCATCGAGCGGGCCCTGGACCTGCTGCGCAGCGCGAAGAAGCCCGTGATCATGGCCGGCGGCGGCAGCCTGGACGCCAGCGCTGAGATCACCGCCCTGGCGCACGCCTGGGACATCCCGGTCATCACCACCCTGATGGGTCTGGGCGCGTTCCCCAGCAGCGATCCGCTGTGGCTGGGCATGCCCGGCATGCACGGCAGCGTCGCCGCGAACCGCGCGATCAGCGAGGCGGACGTGCTGCTGGGCATCGGCCTGCGCTTTGACGACCGCGTGACGGGCCGCGTCAGCGGCTTTGCGCCGAACGCCGCGATCATCCACGTGGAACTCGACGCCGCCGAGATCGGCAAGATCATCCGCACCCACGTGCCCGTGCGCGGCGACGCCCGGCAGGCCGCGCTGCTGCTCGCCGAGGGCGCCCAGCCCTCCCCCCGCCCCGAATGGACCGCGCAGATTCAGGAGTGGAAGGGCCGCACCGTCACCCCCGAAACGTACGGCGCCGGGTACGCCGTGAAGGCCGTCGTGGACCGCCTGCGACCCGACGACATCCTGAGTTCCGACGTGGGGCAGCACCAGATGCTTGCCGCGCAGCTCGCCCGCTTCGAGAAGCCCCGCCGCTGGATCAACTCCGGCGGGCTGGGCACCATGGGCTTCGGCCTGCCCGCCGCGATCGGCGCGGGCATGGCCGAGCCCCGCGTGCGCTCGGTCGTGATCGCCGGGGACGGCGGGTTCCAGATGACCGCGCAGGAACTCGCCACGCTGAAAATGTACGACGTCCGCAACGTCAAGATCTGCATCATCAACAACTCGTTCCTGGGCATGGTCCGCCAGTGGCAGGAACTCTTCCACGAGAAGCGGTACAGCGAGGTCTGGCTGGGCGACAGCAACCCCGACTTCATCAAACTCGCCGACGCTTACGACGTGCCCGGCTACCGCGCGACCACCGCCGAGGAGCTGCCCGCCGCCATCGACGCGTGGCTCAGCGATCCCAAGAGCGCCCTACTGGAGGTCGTCGTGCCGCACGAACACGGCGTGTTCCCCATGGTCCCCGCCGGCGCCGCGCTGTACGAAATGATCGAGACCGAACCCGTCAAGAGCCCCGACCTGTCCGCGCAGATGCAGGACGCCGCCGAGGAGGCCAGCGAAGCATGA
- the ilvN gene encoding acetolactate synthase small subunit, whose amino-acid sequence MTDVQDHLLSILVRDEPRVLTRITALFGRRGYNIKSLSVGSTEHPGVSRMTIVVSGDRGVVEQAIRQLEKLHDVVRIIDHSLEKYVDRELVLVKVAITPESRVEVRQIAEDFRSRIVDVGRHALTFEVTGDEGKITAFIEQMRPFGILETMRTGRIALTRGSNADIPAHVYHEGETQALQPTLEVQPREERARHVPNLF is encoded by the coding sequence ATGACCGACGTTCAAGACCACCTGCTGTCCATCCTGGTGCGCGACGAACCCCGCGTCCTGACCCGCATCACCGCCCTGTTCGGCCGCCGCGGCTACAACATCAAGAGCCTCTCGGTGGGCAGCACCGAACACCCCGGCGTGTCCCGCATGACCATCGTCGTCAGCGGCGACCGCGGCGTCGTCGAGCAGGCCATCCGCCAGCTGGAAAAACTGCACGACGTGGTCCGCATCATCGACCACAGCCTCGAGAAGTACGTGGACCGCGAACTGGTCCTCGTGAAGGTCGCCATCACCCCCGAGAGCCGCGTGGAGGTCCGCCAGATCGCCGAGGACTTCCGCAGCCGCATCGTGGACGTCGGCCGCCACGCCCTGACCTTCGAGGTCACCGGCGACGAGGGCAAGATCACCGCCTTCATCGAGCAGATGCGCCCCTTCGGCATCCTGGAGACCATGCGCACCGGCCGCATCGCCCTGACGCGCGGCAGCAACGCCGACATTCCCGCGCACGTCTACCACGAGGGGGAAACGCAGGCCCTGCAACCCACCCTGGAAGTCCAGCCACGCGAGGAACGTGCCCGCCACGTCCCGAACCTGTTCTAG
- the ilvC gene encoding ketol-acid reductoisomerase produces the protein MAAKMYYDRDVSTAPIENKLIAIIGYGSQAHAHAQNLRDSGFNVVVGLRDGSASRAKAEQAGLRVASIEDATKEADVIMLLIPDEQQPRVYEQSIAPHLSAGKALAFGHGFNVHFGRITPPADVDVFLVAPKGPGHMLRRVYADGAGMPGIFAVQQDATGHARDIALAYANGIGCTRAGVLETTFKEETETDLFGEQSVLCGGVTHLIQAGFETLVEAGYQPEIAYFETLHEVKLIVDLIYEKGFEGMRHSISNTAEFGDYVTGPRVVTAETKAEMGRVLQDIQTGKFAERFIADAEAGFPFMEEQRGKMRDHTLEVVGKELRDKMPFINKKALEV, from the coding sequence ATGGCTGCAAAAATGTACTACGACCGCGACGTCAGCACCGCCCCCATCGAGAACAAGCTGATCGCCATCATCGGCTACGGCAGCCAGGCGCACGCCCACGCCCAGAACCTGCGCGACAGCGGCTTCAACGTCGTCGTCGGCCTGCGTGACGGCAGCGCCAGCCGCGCCAAGGCCGAACAGGCCGGCCTGCGCGTCGCCAGCATCGAGGACGCCACCAAGGAAGCCGACGTGATCATGCTGCTCATCCCCGACGAGCAGCAGCCCAGGGTGTACGAGCAGAGCATCGCCCCGCACCTCAGCGCCGGGAAGGCCCTGGCGTTCGGGCACGGCTTCAACGTGCACTTCGGCCGCATCACGCCCCCCGCCGACGTGGACGTGTTCCTCGTCGCGCCCAAGGGCCCCGGCCACATGCTGCGCCGCGTGTACGCCGACGGTGCGGGCATGCCCGGCATCTTCGCCGTGCAGCAGGACGCCACCGGCCACGCCCGCGACATCGCCCTGGCGTACGCGAACGGCATCGGCTGCACCCGCGCCGGCGTGCTGGAAACCACCTTCAAGGAAGAGACCGAAACCGATCTGTTCGGTGAGCAGAGCGTCCTGTGCGGCGGCGTCACCCACCTGATCCAGGCGGGCTTCGAGACCCTCGTGGAAGCCGGGTACCAGCCCGAGATCGCGTACTTCGAGACCCTGCACGAGGTCAAGCTGATCGTCGACCTGATCTACGAGAAGGGCTTCGAGGGCATGCGCCACAGCATCAGCAACACCGCCGAGTTCGGCGACTACGTCACCGGCCCGCGCGTCGTGACCGCCGAGACGAAAGCCGAGATGGGCCGCGTGCTCCAGGACATCCAGACGGGCAAGTTCGCCGAGCGCTTCATCGCCGACGCCGAGGCGGGCTTCCCCTTCATGGAGGAGCAGCGCGGCAAGATGCGCGACCACACGCTGGAAGTGGTCGGGAAGGAACTGCGCGACAAGATGCCCTTCATCAACAAGAAGGCGCTGGAAGTCTAA
- a CDS encoding amino acid ABC transporter permease yields MTAKPTAPRASQPLGVGALLLWLGGAATAFLVLFWLITLILRQMPDPISPRADLFVEGARMTLQLTLVAGVIGLIVGVVAGIQKTSGLWWVRAPASVFIWLVRGTPLLVQILFVYNALPPLLKSIGLDVQLNEFWSAVIALALNVGAYNAEVIRAGILAVPRGQTEAARSLGLSGPKTMTSVILPQALRIVVPPLVNNLVALLKDSSLASTIALLELSLAGSRVSAETFMPIPVLTTIAAVYLALTTVMTFFTDQLERRLKIASR; encoded by the coding sequence ATGACCGCCAAACCTACCGCGCCTCGCGCCAGCCAGCCGCTGGGCGTGGGCGCGCTCCTGCTGTGGCTGGGAGGCGCGGCCACGGCGTTCCTGGTCCTCTTCTGGCTGATCACGCTGATTCTGCGCCAGATGCCGGACCCGATCAGCCCCCGCGCGGACCTGTTCGTGGAGGGCGCGCGCATGACCCTCCAGCTGACCCTGGTGGCGGGCGTGATCGGCCTGATCGTGGGGGTCGTCGCGGGCATCCAGAAAACCAGTGGTCTGTGGTGGGTGCGTGCCCCCGCCAGCGTGTTCATCTGGCTGGTGCGCGGCACGCCGCTGCTGGTGCAGATCCTGTTCGTCTACAACGCCCTGCCGCCCCTGTTGAAAAGCATCGGGCTGGACGTGCAACTGAATGAATTCTGGTCCGCGGTGATCGCGCTGGCCCTGAACGTGGGCGCGTACAACGCCGAAGTGATCCGCGCCGGGATTCTTGCGGTGCCGCGTGGTCAGACGGAAGCCGCCCGCAGTCTGGGCCTCAGTGGCCCGAAGACCATGACGAGCGTGATTCTGCCCCAGGCTCTCCGGATCGTGGTGCCGCCCCTGGTGAACAACCTCGTGGCGCTGCTCAAGGATTCCTCGCTGGCCAGCACGATCGCGCTGCTGGAACTGTCCCTGGCCGGTTCCCGCGTGAGTGCCGAGACGTTCATGCCCATCCCGGTGCTGACGACCATCGCGGCCGTGTATCTGGCGCTGACGACGGTGATGACGTTCTTCACGGATCAGCTGGAGCGCCGCCTGAAGATCGCCTCGCGCTGA
- a CDS encoding ABC transporter substrate-binding protein: MKKVVLTLAALSLLATAQARTWTDIKKSGTIKIATEGAFPPFNIMKGNVLTGFEVDLANALAKQLGLKVQWVTQPFDNLLIGLKQDRYDFVIASHGITAERLKAVDFTNPHYCTGGAIVTKPGGPMNAAALKGKTVAVQVGTTYLENARKVPGIKDVKTFPKDTDAQAALMAGRVDAWVGDKFTGIDLVKAQKGKVVQGDLLFKERIAMAVNKGNASLLKELNAALAKSMSNGTYTKLSTQYFGTDVRCK; encoded by the coding sequence ATGAAAAAAGTTGTTCTGACGCTCGCCGCCCTGAGCCTGCTCGCGACCGCCCAGGCCCGCACGTGGACTGACATCAAGAAGTCCGGCACCATCAAGATCGCCACCGAGGGCGCCTTCCCGCCCTTCAACATCATGAAGGGCAACGTCCTGACCGGCTTCGAGGTGGACCTCGCCAACGCGCTTGCCAAACAGCTGGGTCTAAAGGTTCAGTGGGTCACGCAACCCTTCGACAACCTCCTGATCGGCCTGAAGCAGGACCGGTACGATTTCGTGATCGCCAGCCACGGCATCACCGCCGAGCGCCTCAAGGCCGTGGACTTCACCAACCCCCACTACTGCACGGGCGGCGCGATCGTCACGAAGCCCGGCGGTCCCATGAACGCCGCCGCCCTGAAGGGCAAGACTGTGGCCGTGCAGGTCGGGACCACCTACCTGGAGAACGCCCGCAAGGTGCCCGGCATCAAGGACGTCAAGACCTTCCCCAAGGACACCGACGCGCAGGCTGCCCTGATGGCGGGCCGCGTGGACGCCTGGGTGGGCGACAAGTTCACAGGCATCGACCTCGTGAAAGCGCAGAAGGGCAAGGTCGTGCAGGGTGACCTGCTGTTCAAGGAGCGGATCGCCATGGCCGTCAACAAGGGGAACGCCAGCCTGCTCAAGGAACTGAATGCTGCGCTGGCCAAGTCCATGAGCAATGGCACGTACACCAAGCTCAGCACCCAGTACTTCGGCACGGACGTGCGCTGCAAGTAA
- a CDS encoding ABC transporter ATP-binding protein: MAEVILEHINKRYGTKHHAVKDFNLHIQDREFMVFVGPSGCGKSTTLRMIAGLEDISDGILKIGDRVVNDVPPKDRDIAMVFQNYALYPHMNVYENMAFGLKLRKTPKEEIDKRVREAAKILQIEHLLGRKPKELSGGQRQRVAMGRAIVREPKVFLMDEPLSNLDAKLRVEMRSQISQLHRRLGATIVYVTHDQVEAMTLGNRIVVMRDGVIMQVDTPMNLYDFPQNKFVAGFIGSPSMNFLTGRIQNGEFVIGENRVATMGRLGQSLKAYEGKDVLMGIRPEHLGMVGMTDIPRGSNILRGQVVVVEPLGAQTDLIIDVAGQHITAKVEGQANVLPGDSVDLLVDQTRLHAFDPSSEAAVDRGTPSGTRGQADTPGLGYEYAAPVSAY, translated from the coding sequence ATGGCAGAAGTGATTCTGGAGCACATCAACAAGCGCTACGGCACGAAACACCACGCGGTGAAGGACTTCAACCTGCACATCCAGGACCGCGAGTTCATGGTGTTCGTCGGGCCGTCCGGCTGCGGGAAGTCCACGACCCTGCGCATGATCGCGGGCCTTGAGGACATCAGCGACGGCATTCTGAAGATCGGTGACCGCGTCGTGAACGACGTGCCGCCCAAGGACCGCGACATTGCGATGGTCTTCCAGAACTACGCGCTGTACCCGCACATGAACGTGTACGAGAACATGGCGTTCGGCCTGAAGCTCCGCAAGACCCCCAAAGAAGAGATCGACAAGCGCGTGCGTGAAGCCGCGAAGATCCTCCAGATTGAGCACCTGCTGGGCCGCAAACCCAAGGAACTGTCCGGCGGTCAGCGTCAGCGCGTGGCGATGGGCCGCGCCATCGTGCGCGAGCCGAAAGTGTTCCTGATGGACGAGCCGCTCTCAAACCTGGACGCCAAGCTGCGCGTCGAGATGCGCTCGCAGATCAGCCAGTTGCACCGCCGCCTGGGCGCCACGATTGTATACGTGACGCACGATCAGGTGGAGGCCATGACGCTCGGCAACCGCATCGTGGTCATGCGGGACGGCGTGATCATGCAGGTGGACACGCCCATGAACCTGTACGACTTTCCGCAGAACAAGTTCGTGGCAGGCTTCATCGGCAGCCCCAGCATGAACTTCCTGACCGGCCGCATCCAGAACGGCGAGTTCGTCATCGGTGAGAACCGCGTGGCCACCATGGGCCGCCTCGGCCAGAGCCTCAAAGCCTACGAGGGCAAGGACGTCCTGATGGGCATCCGTCCCGAGCACCTGGGCATGGTCGGCATGACCGACATTCCCCGCGGCTCGAACATCCTGCGCGGCCAGGTGGTCGTGGTGGAGCCGCTGGGCGCCCAGACGGACCTGATCATCGACGTGGCCGGGCAGCACATCACCGCGAAGGTTGAAGGTCAGGCCAACGTCCTGCCCGGCGACAGCGTGGACCTGCTCGTCGACCAGACCCGCCTGCACGCCTTTGATCCCAGCAGCGAGGCCGCCGTGGACCGCGGCACCCCATCCGGCACCCGCGGCCAGGCCGACACCCCCGGCCTCGGCTACGAGTACGCCGCGCCCGTCAGCGCCTACTGA
- a CDS encoding type IV pilus twitching motility protein PilT, giving the protein MTLDELLREMVGRRASDVHLQAGSPPMGRIDGQLVPFGTQPLMPPDTMLLAQSLMNADQWDDFTYRNELDLAYSVSGLGRFRCNVFRQRGAVGMVMRIVSDTIPGFESLGLPADVMRGLADHPRGLILVTGPTGSGKSTTLASLIDHMNRAYAYNMITIEDPIEILHRNKKSIVVQREVGSDTRDFRTALKYAMRQDPDVIMIGEMRDKETVEAALSAAQTGHLVVSTLHTQDAVRSVNRIIDFFPPFEREQIRLQLAESLIGIVSQRLLRRADGIGRVLALEILLNTPLIQEYIKDENKTPLIKDALIEDNIRGMHTFDQHLVQLYRNTLITMDEAMAAATSPHELKLMVTRSGITF; this is encoded by the coding sequence ATGACGCTCGACGAGTTGCTGCGCGAGATGGTCGGGCGCCGGGCCAGCGACGTGCACCTCCAGGCGGGCAGCCCCCCCATGGGCCGCATCGACGGTCAGCTCGTGCCGTTCGGCACGCAGCCCCTCATGCCGCCGGACACGATGCTGCTCGCGCAGTCCCTGATGAACGCTGACCAGTGGGACGACTTCACGTACCGCAACGAGCTGGATCTGGCGTACAGCGTGTCCGGGCTGGGCCGCTTCCGCTGCAACGTGTTCCGGCAGCGGGGCGCGGTCGGGATGGTCATGCGCATCGTGTCCGACACCATTCCGGGGTTTGAGTCGCTGGGCCTTCCAGCGGACGTCATGCGCGGCCTGGCGGACCACCCGCGCGGCCTGATCCTCGTCACGGGGCCCACCGGGTCCGGGAAGAGCACCACGCTGGCCAGCCTGATCGATCACATGAACCGCGCGTACGCGTACAACATGATCACGATTGAGGACCCAATCGAGATCCTGCACCGGAACAAGAAAAGCATCGTGGTGCAGCGCGAGGTGGGCAGTGACACCCGCGACTTCCGCACCGCCCTGAAGTACGCGATGCGGCAGGACCCGGACGTCATCATGATCGGCGAGATGCGCGATAAGGAAACGGTGGAAGCGGCCCTGAGCGCCGCGCAGACGGGCCACCTGGTGGTCAGCACGCTGCACACCCAGGACGCCGTGCGCAGCGTGAACCGCATCATTGATTTCTTCCCGCCGTTCGAGCGGGAGCAGATCCGCCTGCAACTGGCCGAATCCTTGATCGGGATTGTCAGTCAGCGGCTGCTGCGGCGAGCCGACGGAATCGGACGCGTGCTGGCCCTGGAAATCCTCCTAAACACGCCGCTGATCCAGGAGTACATCAAGGATGAGAACAAGACGCCGCTGATCAAGGACGCCCTGATCGAGGACAACATCCGCGGCATGCACACGTTCGATCAGCACCTCGTGCAGCTGTACCGCAACACCCTGATCACCATGGACGAGGCGATGGCGGCCGCGACCAGCCCGCACGAACTGAAGCTGATGGTGACCCGCAGCGGCATCACCTTCTGA
- the panC gene encoding pantoate--beta-alanine ligase: protein MTAPPRVETTPDGLRARLAGRRVAFVPTMGYLHEGHATLIRAARAAVPDGLVVVSVFVNPLQFGVNEDLSRYPRDLERDLGVAGEAGADVLFHPDVATMYPDGFSTRVSVSGVSDSLDGAARPGHFTGVATIVLKLLNLVRPDVALFGEKDWQQLAVIRRMVRDLNVPVEVRGVPTVRADSGLALSSRNTYLDAGQQARAAVLSSALRAVQAAYRSGERQREVLEAAGRAVLSREEALTLEYLTVVGGDMQEREMVDNDPMNRVLVAARLFGVRLIDNMPLDSTAAGTAG, encoded by the coding sequence GTGACGGCGCCGCCGCGAGTCGAGACCACCCCGGACGGGCTGCGCGCGCGGCTGGCGGGACGGCGGGTGGCGTTCGTGCCCACCATGGGGTACCTGCATGAGGGTCACGCCACGCTGATCCGCGCGGCGCGCGCCGCTGTCCCGGACGGCCTGGTGGTCGTGAGCGTGTTCGTGAACCCCCTGCAGTTCGGTGTGAATGAGGACCTGAGCCGCTACCCGCGTGACCTGGAGCGTGACCTAGGCGTGGCGGGTGAGGCGGGCGCGGACGTCCTGTTCCACCCGGACGTGGCCACCATGTACCCGGACGGGTTCAGCACGCGGGTCAGCGTGAGCGGCGTCAGTGACAGTCTGGACGGCGCAGCGCGCCCCGGGCACTTCACAGGCGTGGCCACGATTGTCCTGAAACTGCTGAACCTCGTCCGGCCGGACGTGGCGCTGTTCGGCGAGAAGGACTGGCAGCAGCTGGCGGTGATCCGCCGCATGGTCCGGGACCTGAACGTGCCCGTCGAGGTGCGCGGGGTGCCCACAGTGCGCGCCGACTCCGGGCTGGCACTCAGCAGCCGCAACACTTACCTGGATGCCGGGCAGCAGGCGCGCGCGGCCGTCCTCTCCTCTGCGCTGCGGGCCGTGCAGGCCGCCTACCGGTCCGGTGAGCGGCAGCGGGAGGTCCTCGAAGCGGCCGGGCGGGCTGTGCTGTCGCGCGAGGAGGCGCTGACGCTGGAGTACCTGACGGTCGTCGGGGGGGATATGCAGGAGCGCGAAATGGTGGACAATGACCCCATGAATCGCGTCTTGGTGGCGGCCCGCCTGTTCGGCGTGCGGTTGATCGACAACATGCCCCTGGATTCCACTGCGGCCGGGACGGCCGGATGA
- a CDS encoding phage holin family protein yields the protein MGFVLRLLVNALALYLLTRVYGGVSFAPGADLLSVVVAALVMGIVNALVRPVLLLLSLPVNVLTLGLFTLVVNGVVLWLVAAVTALNVSGFGAAVIGAVVLAVISWVLDAVTGALGLEDRK from the coding sequence ATGGGTTTCGTTCTTCGGCTGCTGGTCAACGCACTGGCCCTGTACCTCCTGACCCGCGTGTACGGCGGCGTGAGTTTCGCGCCGGGCGCGGACCTGCTGAGCGTGGTCGTGGCGGCGCTGGTGATGGGGATCGTGAACGCGCTGGTCCGGCCGGTGCTGCTGCTGCTGTCCCTGCCTGTGAACGTGCTGACGCTGGGCCTGTTCACGCTGGTGGTGAACGGCGTGGTGCTGTGGCTGGTGGCAGCGGTCACGGCCCTGAACGTGTCGGGCTTCGGGGCGGCCGTCATCGGGGCTGTGGTGCTTGCGGTGATCTCCTGGGTGCTGGACGCCGTCACGGGCGCCCTGGGTCTGGAGGACCGGAAGTGA
- a CDS encoding Hsp20/alpha crystallin family protein codes for MNEPVLARLQHLMTLREEVETLAGLGPWTPAADWCDGDTHLELHLDVPGVHPDSLELLEEGELVTVAGQRPETRRLLRHERPSGTFRRTFTFPEPVIPNTGEASLNGGVLTVKFEKKHPTINVAVQGK; via the coding sequence ATGAACGAGCCGGTGCTGGCAAGGCTGCAACACCTCATGACCCTGCGCGAGGAGGTCGAGACCCTGGCGGGCCTGGGCCCCTGGACGCCCGCCGCCGACTGGTGCGACGGGGACACCCACCTGGAACTGCACCTGGACGTGCCGGGCGTGCACCCCGACTCGCTGGAACTGCTGGAGGAGGGCGAGCTGGTCACGGTGGCGGGGCAGCGTCCGGAGACCCGGCGGCTGCTGCGCCATGAGAGGCCCAGTGGCACGTTCCGCCGCACGTTCACCTTTCCGGAACCGGTGATTCCGAATACCGGTGAGGCCAGCCTGAATGGCGGCGTGCTAACCGTGAAGTTCGAGAAGAAGCACCCCACGATCAACGTGGCCGTTCAGGGCAAGTAG
- the miaA gene encoding tRNA (adenosine(37)-N6)-dimethylallyltransferase MiaA, with the protein MPLDLPRPIPILTAPTAAGKSALALRTAEATGAEIISADAFTVYRGLDIGTAKPGPDDLARVPHHLINVADVTEPFDVARFVTLAETAIADVLARGRAPLIVGGTGFYLQALMRGLPLTPPSDPSTRAQVEAELHERGLDDLLAEIAATDPHEAARMERNPRRVVRAVEVHRRTGRYPGSFGRSTPAYTFAPTAFTLPAPAHEARVQTRILEMFQRGWADEAAWLATQVEPERDPRPTVWQALGYREVLAAARGRLDMADAAAQITVATRQYAKRQLTFIRTQLHAPLLSPDEAAAALLDALNR; encoded by the coding sequence GTGCCGCTGGACCTGCCCCGCCCCATCCCCATCCTGACTGCCCCCACCGCCGCCGGAAAGTCGGCCCTGGCCCTGCGCACCGCTGAGGCGACGGGCGCGGAGATCATCAGCGCGGACGCTTTTACCGTCTACCGTGGCCTGGACATCGGCACGGCAAAACCCGGCCCGGACGACCTCGCCCGCGTCCCCCACCACCTGATCAACGTGGCGGACGTGACCGAACCCTTCGACGTGGCCCGCTTCGTGACGCTCGCCGAAACGGCCATCGCCGACGTGCTCGCCCGTGGCCGTGCCCCTCTGATCGTGGGCGGCACCGGCTTCTACCTCCAGGCCCTCATGCGCGGGCTGCCGCTGACCCCCCCCAGCGACCCGAGCACGCGCGCGCAGGTGGAAGCGGAACTGCACGAACGTGGCCTGGACGACCTGCTGGCCGAGATCGCCGCCACCGACCCGCACGAGGCGGCCCGCATGGAACGCAACCCCCGCCGCGTCGTGCGGGCCGTGGAGGTCCACCGCCGCACCGGCCGCTACCCAGGCTCCTTCGGGCGCAGCACGCCCGCGTACACCTTCGCCCCGACGGCGTTCACGCTGCCCGCACCGGCACACGAGGCGCGCGTACAGACCCGCATCCTCGAGATGTTCCAGCGGGGCTGGGCCGACGAGGCCGCCTGGCTGGCCACCCAGGTGGAGCCGGAGAGGGACCCACGCCCGACCGTGTGGCAGGCCCTGGGCTACCGCGAAGTGCTGGCCGCCGCGCGCGGCAGGCTGGACATGGCGGACGCCGCGGCGCAGATCACCGTGGCCACCCGCCAGTATGCCAAACGGCAGCTGACCTTCATCCGCACCCAGCTCCACGCCCCACTGTTAAGCCCGGATGAAGCTGCGGCGGCCCTGCTGGACGCACTGAACCGCTAG